A single genomic interval of Noviherbaspirillum cavernae harbors:
- a CDS encoding peroxiredoxin — MSLRLGDIAPDFEQDTTVGKIKFHDWAGDSWVVLFSHPADFTPVCTTELGLTAKLKSEFDKRNVKAIALSVDPADKHTQWIKDIEETQNTVVGFPIIADADRTVSQLYDMIHPNQSETMTVRSLFVIDPKKKVRLTITYPMSTGRNFDEVLRVIDALQLTDGYTVATPGNWRDGDDVIIPLTIQDEAVIKQKYPKGYTAPRPYLRITPQPNK, encoded by the coding sequence ATGTCTTTGCGCCTTGGCGATATCGCCCCTGACTTTGAACAAGACACCACGGTCGGCAAGATCAAGTTTCACGACTGGGCCGGCGACTCATGGGTGGTGCTGTTTTCGCATCCGGCGGATTTCACTCCGGTGTGCACCACGGAGCTGGGACTGACTGCCAAGCTGAAATCCGAATTCGACAAGCGCAATGTGAAGGCAATCGCCTTGTCGGTCGATCCCGCCGACAAGCATACGCAATGGATCAAGGATATCGAGGAAACGCAGAATACCGTCGTCGGTTTTCCGATCATTGCGGATGCGGACAGAACAGTTTCGCAGCTGTACGACATGATTCATCCGAATCAATCCGAAACAATGACTGTGCGTTCATTGTTCGTCATTGATCCGAAAAAGAAGGTGCGCCTGACCATCACCTACCCGATGAGCACCGGCCGCAATTTCGATGAAGTGCTGCGCGTCATCGATGCCTTGCAGCTGACCGATGGCTACACCGTTGCGACGCCCGGCAACTGGCGCGATGGCGATGACGTGATCATCCCGCTGACGATCCAGGACGAGGCCGTCATCAAGCAAAAATATCCGAAGGGCTACACTGCGCCGCGCCCCTATCTGCGCATCACGCCGCAGCCGAACAAATAG
- the dsbD gene encoding protein-disulfide reductase DsbD, with the protein MAALLLAVLLCTLAWPAHAGDDDYLDPEAAFKFSAKMADARNIEITYAIADGYYMYRERFAFKAEGARLGEPVIPPGKVKFDETFQKDVETYRKAITITLPVEASGPFTLTATSQGCADKGLCYAPMDAQIKLSPNGGGLLAAITSARDAVNPSAPNAMDSAPPAPNGSATRAIAPADSEMGRIEASLKSGKLLAIVPLFLLLGLGLSFTPCVLPMVPILSMLIVGEGARVSRARGFSLSATYALGMALVYTALGIAAGLAGEGLSASLQNPWVLGVFALLMVAFSFSMFGMYQLQLPSSLQTKLAALSEKQSSGKLFGVFAMGAISALIVGPCVAAPLAGALVYISQTRDVVIGGSALFAMAAGMSIPLLLVGISAGSLLPRAGVWMDAVKRFFGVLILALALWIVAPVIPASVQMLGWAALGIGYGAYLLWSKQTSWMPKALSLMFAAFGLVQLIGVTTGGRDALAPLAHLTGAAQHADFKRVKSIAELDAAIAQARGKTVMLDFYADWCVSCKEMEKLTFTDARVQAQFANMVLLQVDVTANSADDKTLLKRFGLFGPPGIIFFDKQGREIQGGRVIGYQNTERFLQSLSLASSF; encoded by the coding sequence ATGGCTGCCTTGCTGCTTGCGGTGTTGTTGTGCACGCTTGCATGGCCGGCGCATGCTGGCGACGACGACTACCTCGACCCGGAGGCGGCGTTCAAATTTTCGGCGAAGATGGCCGATGCCAGGAACATAGAAATCACGTATGCGATTGCGGACGGCTACTACATGTACCGCGAGCGGTTTGCTTTCAAGGCCGAAGGGGCCCGCCTTGGCGAGCCGGTCATCCCGCCGGGGAAGGTCAAATTTGACGAGACTTTTCAGAAAGACGTCGAAACGTATCGCAAGGCAATCACGATCACACTGCCGGTGGAAGCCAGCGGCCCATTCACGCTGACGGCGACGAGTCAGGGGTGCGCCGACAAGGGCTTGTGCTATGCGCCCATGGATGCGCAGATCAAGCTGTCTCCCAATGGAGGCGGATTGCTGGCGGCAATCACGTCTGCACGCGACGCGGTAAACCCCTCGGCGCCGAATGCGATGGACAGTGCTCCGCCTGCGCCCAATGGATCCGCGACCCGCGCAATCGCGCCTGCGGATTCGGAAATGGGCCGAATCGAAGCCTCGCTCAAAAGCGGCAAGCTGCTTGCGATCGTGCCCTTGTTCCTGCTGCTCGGCCTGGGCTTGTCGTTCACGCCCTGCGTCTTGCCGATGGTGCCGATCCTGTCCATGCTCATCGTCGGCGAAGGCGCGCGGGTCAGTCGCGCACGCGGCTTCTCGTTGTCGGCGACCTACGCGCTCGGCATGGCGCTCGTGTACACGGCGCTTGGGATAGCCGCCGGCTTGGCCGGTGAAGGGCTGTCGGCAAGCTTGCAAAACCCCTGGGTCCTGGGCGTGTTTGCGTTGCTGATGGTGGCGTTCTCGTTCTCGATGTTCGGCATGTATCAGCTGCAACTGCCTTCATCGCTGCAGACCAAACTTGCCGCGCTGTCGGAAAAGCAATCGTCAGGCAAGTTGTTCGGCGTGTTTGCGATGGGCGCGATCTCTGCATTGATCGTCGGTCCCTGTGTCGCGGCACCGCTGGCCGGCGCACTGGTTTACATCAGCCAAACGCGGGACGTCGTGATCGGCGGCAGCGCATTGTTTGCAATGGCGGCAGGCATGAGCATTCCGCTGCTGCTGGTCGGAATTTCCGCCGGGTCATTGCTGCCACGCGCCGGTGTCTGGATGGATGCCGTGAAACGGTTCTTCGGTGTGCTGATTCTGGCGCTGGCGCTGTGGATCGTCGCACCCGTCATTCCCGCCAGCGTGCAGATGCTGGGTTGGGCTGCATTGGGCATCGGCTACGGCGCTTATCTGCTGTGGAGCAAGCAGACGAGCTGGATGCCAAAAGCACTGAGTCTGATGTTTGCCGCCTTCGGCCTGGTGCAATTGATCGGCGTGACGACTGGCGGTCGCGATGCGCTTGCACCGCTTGCGCATCTCACGGGTGCCGCGCAGCATGCAGACTTCAAGCGCGTGAAATCCATTGCGGAACTCGACGCCGCCATCGCGCAGGCGCGAGGCAAAACGGTCATGCTGGATTTTTATGCAGATTGGTGCGTGTCCTGCAAGGAAATGGAAAAACTGACCTTCACCGATGCGCGCGTGCAGGCGCAATTCGCGAACATGGTGCTGCTGCAGGTCGACGTGACCGCCAACAGCGCCGATGACAAGACCCTGCTGAAGCGGTTCGGATTGTTCGGGCCGCCGGGGATCATCTTCTTCGACAAGCAGGGCAGGGAAATCCAGGGCGGGCGCGTCATCGGCTATCAAAACACTGAGCGATTCCTGCAATCGTTGTCACTCGCAAGCAGTTTCTGA
- the cutA gene encoding divalent-cation tolerance protein CutA — translation MQQAILVLTNVPDAAAARTIARELVELRLAACVNILPAVQSIYHWQGEVEEATEVTLLVKTVQSRYAALEAAIKAAHAYDVPEIIAVPIVGGLPRYLDWIVQETKKDVDV, via the coding sequence ATGCAACAAGCGATACTGGTTTTGACCAACGTGCCCGACGCGGCAGCGGCGAGAACAATCGCCCGAGAGCTCGTTGAACTCAGGCTTGCCGCCTGCGTCAATATTCTTCCTGCAGTGCAATCGATCTATCACTGGCAGGGCGAGGTGGAAGAGGCAACCGAAGTGACCTTGCTGGTGAAGACCGTGCAAAGTCGTTACGCGGCACTGGAAGCCGCGATCAAGGCAGCGCATGCATATGACGTGCCGGAAATCATTGCAGTGCCGATTGTCGGCGGATTGCCGCGGTATCTCGATTGGATTGTGCAAGAAACGAAAAAGGATGTGGATGTTTAA
- a CDS encoding ABC transporter permease — protein sequence MTTAIYGFPEFSWRFMPIWRRNFLVWKKLAIASVLGNIAEPLITLLAFGYGLGSLLQNIEGIPYIQFLATGSICMSVMMAASFEALYSAFSRMHVQKTWEALLNAPLALDDVVLAEMLWAATKSLFSGIAILAVIFTLGIGLHAQTLLVLPVLFLVGMTFASLGLVMNAIANGYDFFTYYFTLVLTPMIFLSGVYYPTAQLPLWLQAIAQMLPLTAAVELIRPLLLGRWPANALADVTILATYCVAGFYIATVLTRRRLLK from the coding sequence ATGACGACAGCGATATACGGTTTCCCCGAATTTTCCTGGCGCTTCATGCCGATCTGGCGGCGCAATTTCCTTGTCTGGAAAAAACTGGCGATTGCCAGCGTGCTGGGCAATATCGCGGAGCCACTGATCACGCTGCTGGCCTTCGGCTACGGATTGGGCAGCCTGCTGCAAAACATCGAGGGCATTCCATACATTCAATTTCTCGCCACGGGCTCGATCTGCATGTCGGTCATGATGGCGGCCTCCTTCGAGGCCTTGTATTCGGCGTTTTCCCGCATGCATGTGCAGAAGACCTGGGAGGCCTTGCTGAATGCGCCGCTTGCGCTTGACGATGTGGTGCTCGCGGAGATGCTGTGGGCGGCCACCAAATCGCTCTTTTCCGGCATTGCCATACTGGCCGTGATTTTCACGCTCGGCATTGGATTGCATGCGCAGACGTTGCTGGTGCTTCCGGTGCTGTTTCTCGTCGGCATGACGTTCGCGTCGCTGGGGCTGGTGATGAATGCGATCGCAAACGGGTATGATTTCTTCACCTACTATTTCACGCTGGTGTTGACGCCGATGATATTTCTGTCGGGTGTCTACTATCCGACGGCGCAACTGCCGCTGTGGCTGCAGGCAATCGCCCAGATGCTGCCGCTGACCGCCGCGGTGGAGTTGATTCGGCCCTTGCTTCTCGGGCGATGGCCCGCCAATGCATTGGCGGATGTCACGATCCTGGCGACGTACTGTGTTGCGGGTTTTTACATTGCCACGGTGCTGACGCGCCGCAGGCTGTTGAAGTAA
- a CDS encoding ATP-binding cassette domain-containing protein, producing the protein MSEPSILSVSNLRKTYGNGKARHVVIDGLSFALRRGECYGLLGPNGAGKTTTLRLCLGLAVPDSGEITLVGKSIPAHARPARLRVGVVPQGDNLDPDFTVAENLLVFGRYFGIDDAAIKERIPKLLEFASLTNKKDARIGELSGGMRRRLTLARALVNDPDLIFMDEPTTGLDPQARHLIWDRLKSLMSEGKTILLTTHFMDEAERLCDRLAVIDHGHLIAEGAPRDLIGQHIEAEVVEVYGDNALLWGETEGRQKSARLEISGETIFCYTNNARPLLDGLQATTGVRYLHRPANLEDLFLKLTGREMRD; encoded by the coding sequence ATGTCTGAACCCAGCATCCTTTCGGTGTCCAACCTGCGTAAAACGTATGGCAATGGTAAAGCAAGGCACGTCGTGATCGACGGTTTGTCGTTCGCATTGCGGCGGGGCGAATGTTATGGCTTGCTCGGGCCGAATGGCGCTGGAAAAACGACGACTCTGCGTCTGTGTCTCGGTCTGGCCGTGCCTGACAGCGGCGAAATCACGCTGGTCGGCAAAAGCATTCCGGCGCACGCTCGACCGGCGCGCCTGCGCGTCGGGGTGGTGCCGCAAGGTGATAACCTCGATCCGGACTTTACCGTTGCCGAGAATCTGTTGGTGTTCGGCCGATATTTCGGGATAGATGATGCGGCCATCAAGGAGCGCATCCCGAAGCTGCTCGAATTTGCCAGCCTCACGAACAAGAAGGATGCTCGGATCGGCGAACTTTCCGGCGGTATGCGACGGCGTCTGACGTTGGCTCGCGCGCTGGTCAATGATCCGGATCTGATCTTCATGGATGAGCCGACGACGGGACTTGATCCTCAGGCGCGTCATCTGATCTGGGATCGGTTGAAATCCTTGATGAGTGAGGGCAAGACGATTCTGCTGACCACGCATTTCATGGATGAGGCCGAGCGCCTTTGCGACCGGTTGGCGGTCATTGATCACGGTCATCTGATCGCGGAAGGTGCCCCGCGTGATTTGATCGGGCAACATATCGAGGCGGAAGTGGTCGAAGTGTATGGCGACAATGCCTTGCTGTGGGGCGAAACGGAAGGACGGCAGAAGTCGGCTCGACTCGAAATCAGCGGCGAAACCATTTTTTGCTATACCAACAATGCGCGGCCGCTGCTGGACGGCTTGCAGGCCACCACGGGCGTGCGTTATCTGCACCGCCCCGCCAATCTGGAAGACTTGTTCTTGAAACTGACCGGCCGCGAGATGCGGGACTAG
- the rplQ gene encoding 50S ribosomal protein L17, which translates to MRHRHGLRKLNRTSSHRLAMLRNMTVSLLRHEAIKTTLPKAKELRRVVEPILTLGKTDNLSNKRLAFSRLRDREMVVKLFAELGPRYANRNGGYLRILKMGFRQGDNAPMAFVELVDRPEISEDAEVPAAE; encoded by the coding sequence ATGCGTCACCGTCACGGCCTCCGTAAATTGAACCGCACTTCGTCACATCGTCTGGCGATGCTTCGCAACATGACCGTATCCCTGCTGCGTCACGAAGCGATCAAGACCACGCTGCCGAAAGCCAAGGAACTGCGCCGCGTTGTCGAGCCGATCCTCACACTGGGCAAGACCGACAATCTGTCGAACAAGCGTTTGGCCTTCAGCCGCCTGCGCGATCGTGAAATGGTTGTGAAGTTGTTCGCCGAACTCGGTCCGCGTTATGCGAACCGCAATGGCGGCTACCTGCGCATCCTGAAGATGGGTTTCCGTCAAGGCGACAATGCGCCGATGGCATTCGTTGAACTGGTCGATCGTCCGGAGATCAGCGAAGACGCGGAAGTCCCGGCTGCCGAGTAA
- a CDS encoding DNA-directed RNA polymerase subunit alpha translates to MQNSLLKPRIIEVEALGAGHAKVVMEPFERGYGHTLGNALRRVLLSSMIGYAPTEVTIAGVVHEYSSLDGVQEDVVDMLLNLKGVVFKLHNRDEVTLTLKKEGEGAVLASDIDLPHDVELVNPDHVIAHLTAGGKLDMQIKVEKGRGYVPGNVRRLSEDANKTIGRIILDASFSPVRRVSYAVESARVEQRTDLDKLVMNIETNGVISPEEAIRQSARVLVDQLNVFAALEGTEAAAEAPSRAPSVDPILLRPVDDLELTVRSANCLKAENIYYIGDLIQRSENELLKTPNLGRKSLNEIKEVLASRGLTLGMKLENWPPAGLEK, encoded by the coding sequence ATGCAAAACAGTCTGTTGAAGCCGCGTATCATTGAAGTCGAGGCACTGGGTGCCGGCCACGCCAAGGTGGTGATGGAGCCGTTTGAACGCGGCTATGGTCACACGCTTGGCAATGCATTGCGTCGCGTACTGCTGTCGTCCATGATCGGTTATGCGCCGACGGAGGTGACGATCGCCGGCGTCGTGCACGAATATTCCTCGCTGGATGGCGTGCAGGAAGATGTGGTCGACATGTTGCTGAATCTGAAAGGTGTCGTGTTCAAGCTGCACAATCGCGATGAAGTGACGCTTACGCTGAAGAAGGAAGGCGAAGGTGCCGTGCTCGCTTCCGACATCGATCTCCCGCACGACGTGGAGCTGGTGAATCCTGATCATGTGATTGCGCACCTGACGGCGGGCGGCAAGCTGGACATGCAGATCAAGGTCGAGAAGGGCCGTGGCTACGTGCCGGGCAATGTTCGCAGGCTGTCGGAAGATGCGAACAAGACCATCGGACGTATCATTCTCGATGCCTCGTTCTCGCCGGTGCGTCGCGTGTCGTATGCGGTGGAATCCGCTCGCGTGGAACAGCGCACCGACCTCGACAAGCTGGTGATGAACATCGAAACGAACGGCGTGATTTCGCCGGAAGAGGCGATTCGTCAATCGGCGCGCGTCCTCGTTGACCAGTTGAATGTGTTCGCCGCGCTGGAAGGCACGGAAGCTGCTGCGGAAGCGCCGTCGCGCGCTCCATCGGTTGATCCGATCCTGCTGCGTCCGGTGGACGATCTGGAATTGACGGTTCGTTCCGCAAACTGCCTGAAAGCCGAAAACATCTATTACATCGGCGATTTGATTCAGCGCAGCGAAAACGAATTGCTCAAGACCCCGAACCTGGGTCGCAAGTCCTTGAACGAAATCAAGGAAGTGTTGGCATCCCGTGGCTTGACCTTGGGCATGAAGCTCGAGAACTGGCCGCCGGCTGGTCTGGAGAAGTAA
- the rpsD gene encoding 30S ribosomal protein S4 — MARYIGPKAKLSRREGTDLFLKSARRSLDSKCKLDSKPGQHGRTSGARTSDYGNQLREKQKVKRMYGILERQFRRYFAEADRRKGNTGENLLKLLESRLDNVAYRMGFGSTRAEARQLVSHKAFSVNGEVVNIASYQVKAGDVVAVREKSKKQARIIEALSLAEQTGMPSWVAVDAKKMEGTFKSMPDRTEIANDVNESLIVELYSR, encoded by the coding sequence GTGGCACGTTATATCGGACCCAAAGCTAAACTCTCCCGCCGTGAAGGCACCGACCTGTTCCTGAAGAGCGCGCGCCGCTCGCTGGACTCGAAATGCAAACTTGACTCGAAGCCAGGACAGCATGGACGCACTTCGGGAGCTCGTACATCGGACTATGGTAACCAGTTGCGCGAGAAGCAAAAGGTCAAGCGGATGTACGGGATTCTGGAGCGCCAGTTCCGTCGTTATTTTGCTGAAGCAGATCGTCGCAAGGGCAATACAGGTGAAAATTTGCTGAAGTTGCTCGAGTCACGTCTTGATAATGTTGCTTATCGCATGGGTTTTGGTTCTACGCGCGCCGAAGCGCGCCAGTTGGTCAGCCACAAGGCATTCAGCGTTAATGGCGAAGTCGTGAATATCGCGTCCTATCAAGTGAAGGCCGGTGACGTGGTTGCTGTACGCGAAAAGTCCAAGAAGCAGGCACGTATCATCGAAGCCCTGTCGCTGGCGGAACAAACCGGCATGCCATCCTGGGTGGCAGTCGATGCCAAGAAAATGGAAGGCACATTCAAATCGATGCCTGATCGTACCGAGATTGCCAACGATGTGAACGAGTCGTTGATCGTCGAACTGTATTCCCGCTAA
- the rpsK gene encoding 30S ribosomal protein S11: MAKAPSNAAAARVRKKVKKNVAEGIAHIHASFNNTIITITDRQGNALSWATSGGAGFKGSRKSTPFAAQVAAEAAGKVAVEFGVKNLEVRIKGPGPGRESAVRALNNLGIKITQIQDVTPVPHNGCRPPKRRRI, encoded by the coding sequence ATGGCAAAAGCACCCAGTAACGCCGCAGCTGCACGCGTGCGCAAGAAAGTCAAAAAGAATGTTGCCGAAGGTATCGCACATATTCATGCGTCCTTCAATAACACGATCATCACAATTACCGACCGCCAAGGAAATGCGTTGTCTTGGGCTACCTCCGGTGGCGCAGGCTTCAAAGGGTCGCGGAAATCGACTCCGTTTGCAGCCCAGGTTGCCGCAGAGGCAGCGGGCAAGGTTGCAGTTGAATTCGGTGTGAAGAATCTGGAAGTGCGCATCAAAGGCCCGGGACCCGGGCGTGAATCCGCAGTTCGTGCATTGAATAACCTCGGTATCAAGATCACGCAGATTCAAGATGTGACTCCGGTTCCGCACAATGGCTGCCGGCCGCCGAAGCGGCGCCGCATCTGA
- the rpsM gene encoding 30S ribosomal protein S13, protein MARIAGVNIPNHQHTVIGLTAIYGIGRPRAEEICATTGVPTTKKVKDLDDNELEKLRDEIGKFVVEGDLRREISMSIKRLMDLGCYRGMRHRKGLPVRGQRTRTNARTRKGPRKAAASLKK, encoded by the coding sequence ATGGCACGTATTGCAGGGGTGAATATCCCAAATCACCAACACACCGTTATCGGCTTGACCGCGATTTACGGTATTGGCCGTCCTCGCGCTGAAGAAATTTGCGCAACGACAGGCGTTCCGACGACGAAGAAAGTCAAGGATCTGGACGACAACGAGCTGGAAAAGCTGCGCGACGAGATTGGCAAGTTTGTCGTCGAGGGTGATCTGCGTCGTGAAATCTCGATGAGCATCAAGCGCTTGATGGATCTTGGCTGTTATCGCGGTATGCGTCATCGTAAAGGTCTGCCGGTTCGCGGCCAGCGTACGCGTACTAACGCCCGTACCCGCAAGGGACCGCGGAAGGCTGCGGCTTCGTTGAAGAAATAA
- the rpmJ gene encoding 50S ribosomal protein L36 produces the protein MKVLASVKRICRNCKIIKRKGVVRVICTEPRHKQRQG, from the coding sequence ATGAAAGTGCTCGCATCAGTCAAGCGGATTTGCCGCAACTGTAAGATCATCAAGCGCAAGGGTGTGGTTCGTGTTATTTGCACAGAGCCGCGTCATAAGCAGCGCCAAGGTTAA
- the infA gene encoding translation initiation factor IF-1, producing the protein MAKDDVIQMQGEILENLPNATFRVKLENGHVVLGHISGKMRMNYIRILPGDKVTVELTPYDLSRARIVFRTK; encoded by the coding sequence ATGGCAAAAGACGACGTTATTCAGATGCAAGGTGAGATTCTTGAGAATCTTCCGAATGCAACGTTTCGAGTCAAATTGGAAAATGGGCATGTGGTACTCGGGCACATTTCCGGAAAAATGCGAATGAACTATATTCGTATTCTGCCGGGCGACAAGGTGACGGTTGAGTTGACGCCTTATGATTTGAGCCGGGCACGCATCGTGTTCCGTACAAAGTAA
- the secY gene encoding preprotein translocase subunit SecY yields the protein MATTPQLAKSAASGFPWGRLWFLLAALVVYRIGAHIPVAGIDPYQLAQLFKQNQGGILGMFNMFSGGALSRFTIFALGIMPYISASIIMQLMSIVSPQLEALKKEGEAGRRKITQYTRYGTLFLATFQALGIAVALESQAGLVLDPGLAFRFTTVVTLVTGTMFLMWLGEQITERGLGNGISIIIFAGIAAGLPSALGGLFELVRTGSMNALSAILICVIVAAVTFLVVYIERGQRKILVNYAKRQVGNKIYGGQSSHLPLKLNMAGVIPPIFASSIILFPATITSWFTSGDTSNPVVRFLKDLAASMAPGEPIHALLYAVAIVFFCFFYTALVFNSKETADNLKKSGAFVPGIRPGDQTARYIDKILMRLTLVGAVYITLVCLLPEFLIARWKVPFYFGGTSLLIIVVVTMDFMAQVQNYVMSQQYESLLRKANFKGGIPTR from the coding sequence TTGGCGACAACACCCCAACTCGCTAAGAGTGCGGCAAGTGGATTTCCATGGGGGCGCCTATGGTTTTTGCTCGCGGCATTAGTGGTCTATCGAATTGGCGCGCATATTCCCGTTGCGGGAATTGATCCCTATCAGCTGGCTCAATTGTTCAAGCAGAACCAAGGCGGTATTCTTGGAATGTTTAACATGTTCTCCGGCGGTGCGTTGTCGCGGTTTACGATATTTGCACTTGGGATCATGCCGTACATCTCGGCATCGATCATCATGCAGCTGATGTCCATAGTGTCGCCGCAATTGGAGGCCCTGAAGAAGGAGGGTGAAGCCGGCCGGCGCAAGATAACGCAGTACACACGGTATGGGACGCTTTTTCTCGCAACTTTTCAGGCGCTGGGCATCGCGGTTGCATTGGAATCGCAGGCGGGCTTGGTCTTGGATCCGGGTCTCGCATTTCGCTTCACAACCGTGGTTACGCTGGTTACCGGCACCATGTTCTTGATGTGGCTGGGAGAGCAGATTACCGAGCGCGGTTTGGGTAACGGTATTTCAATCATTATTTTCGCGGGTATTGCTGCAGGCTTGCCGAGCGCGCTTGGCGGGTTGTTCGAGCTTGTCCGTACTGGATCGATGAATGCGTTGTCGGCGATCCTGATCTGCGTGATAGTTGCTGCAGTAACCTTCCTTGTGGTGTATATCGAACGCGGACAACGCAAGATTTTGGTGAATTATGCGAAACGCCAGGTTGGTAACAAGATTTACGGTGGTCAAAGCAGCCATTTGCCACTGAAGCTCAACATGGCCGGCGTAATCCCCCCAATTTTCGCATCGTCGATAATCTTGTTTCCTGCAACGATTACGAGTTGGTTTACATCAGGAGATACGAGTAATCCGGTTGTCCGTTTTTTGAAGGATCTGGCGGCATCGATGGCGCCAGGCGAACCGATTCACGCCCTGTTGTATGCCGTCGCAATCGTGTTCTTTTGCTTCTTCTATACCGCGCTGGTTTTTAACAGCAAAGAAACTGCGGATAATTTGAAGAAGAGTGGTGCCTTTGTGCCTGGAATTCGTCCGGGAGATCAGACGGCGAGGTACATCGATAAAATCTTGATGCGTTTGACGCTCGTTGGTGCCGTGTATATAACGCTGGTCTGCTTGCTGCCGGAGTTCTTGATCGCGCGTTGGAAAGTACCATTCTATTTTGGTGGAACATCGCTACTGATCATTGTCGTGGTTACGATGGATTTCATGGCTCAAGTGCAGAACTATGTTATGTCGCAACAATACGAGTCGCTTCTTCGGAAGGCGAATTTCAAGGGTGGCATTCCGACGCGATAA
- the rplO gene encoding 50S ribosomal protein L15 gives MELNNIQPADGAKHAKRRVGRGIGSGLGKTAGRGHKGQKSRSGGFHKVGFEGGQMPLQRRLPKRGFKSLATPFKAEVRLSDLEKLPVAEIDMLALKQAGLVSELARVVRVIKAGEISKKVTLKGLIATQGAKAAIEAAGGSVA, from the coding sequence ATGGAATTGAATAATATCCAACCAGCAGACGGTGCCAAGCATGCCAAGCGTCGTGTCGGACGTGGGATCGGATCAGGTCTTGGCAAGACAGCCGGCCGCGGCCACAAGGGGCAGAAATCTCGTTCGGGCGGCTTTCACAAGGTAGGTTTTGAAGGCGGTCAGATGCCGTTGCAACGCCGGCTGCCGAAGCGCGGCTTTAAATCGCTTGCAACGCCATTCAAGGCAGAAGTTCGTTTGAGCGACTTGGAAAAGCTGCCGGTCGCAGAGATCGATATGCTGGCATTAAAACAAGCGGGGCTGGTATCCGAATTGGCGCGCGTAGTGCGAGTCATCAAGGCAGGTGAGATCAGCAAGAAGGTTACGCTCAAGGGATTGATTGCGACCCAGGGTGCCAAAGCCGCCATTGAAGCTGCTGGTGGTTCGGTTGCTTAA
- the rpmD gene encoding 50S ribosomal protein L30, which translates to MANTIKVKLIKGLIGTRQDHRATVRGLGLRRVNSVSELQDTAAVRGMINKVSYLVKVVS; encoded by the coding sequence ATGGCAAACACAATCAAAGTGAAGCTGATTAAAGGCTTGATCGGTACACGTCAAGATCACCGCGCGACTGTGCGCGGCCTTGGTCTGCGTCGTGTAAATTCGGTCTCGGAGCTGCAGGATACGGCTGCAGTTCGCGGCATGATCAACAAAGTATCGTATCTCGTGAAAGTGGTGTCGTAA
- the rpsE gene encoding 30S ribosomal protein S5, whose product MAKMQAKPQQGEERDDGMREKMIAVNRVTKVVKGGRIMGFAALAVVGDGDGRIGMGKGKSKEVPVAVQKAMEEARRKMIKVTLKNGTLQHTVTGKHGASSVMISPAKDGTGVIAGGPMRAIFEVMGVTNVVAKSNGSTNPYNMVRATLDGLSKMNTPSEIAAKRGKSIEEILG is encoded by the coding sequence ATGGCAAAAATGCAAGCAAAGCCGCAGCAGGGCGAAGAACGCGATGATGGCATGCGCGAGAAGATGATTGCGGTTAATCGCGTGACCAAGGTCGTCAAAGGTGGCCGTATTATGGGATTCGCTGCGCTGGCTGTAGTCGGTGATGGAGATGGCCGTATCGGCATGGGTAAGGGAAAGTCAAAAGAAGTGCCGGTCGCTGTGCAAAAGGCAATGGAAGAAGCGCGCCGCAAGATGATCAAGGTAACGTTGAAAAACGGTACATTGCAACATACGGTTACCGGTAAGCATGGTGCCTCCTCGGTGATGATTTCGCCGGCAAAGGATGGTACAGGTGTGATCGCCGGTGGTCCGATGCGCGCAATTTTCGAGGTGATGGGCGTAACCAATGTTGTTGCGAAGTCCAATGGTTCGACCAATCCGTACAACATGGTGCGTGCCACATTGGATGGTCTGTCAAAGATGAATACGCCATCGGAAATTGCTGCAAAACGTGGCAAGTCCATTGAAGAAATTCTGGGTTGA